Proteins from one Doryrhamphus excisus isolate RoL2022-K1 chromosome 19, RoL_Dexc_1.0, whole genome shotgun sequence genomic window:
- the LOC131107506 gene encoding glutamic acid-rich protein-like, giving the protein MTSPQSQSKHNNLLKRRRDLLNVLLTSKLQHDVKDGNEWSHSWRILKRWIPPDQHDLDENQHDEDDTDDEESVDNGWLDDEEEEVEKSEERSREEEEESNQDKTEEEDEGVDVEEEEDDSSEEDTDVKLEDDPEDEEEDDDQVDGEEADEEGEGDEELEEENETQEEEDEKDGEDSGMTEEKNVYNKDNQEMEEVDDLQKSNNPCVDEETEEKENGDEEDEEAHDKMHMEENKRDVQGDEVEKDRRRATEVEEEVEEEEVSGDEVAKDRREEPEEDNEAEEEEMDKTEEAEEQEEQVKGEEVDKDKKEENEEEEAVDEEEEDEVEEQEVEKDKREETEEEEEDDEVEEEEVEMDKREEPEEEEEEVKGEEVEKHMKEETEEEEEEAVDEEEEGEVEEEEVEKDKREEAEEDDEAEEEEVEKDKREEAEEDDEVEEEEVEKDKREEDEEDDEVEDEDVEKDKREETEEEEEEEEEEQVMEEDAEKHKREETKEEEEDENEKWEESEEEEEEVEEEELENREEDDKNEEEEVEEEDKQVQIEHEEDVEGGQEHEESEANQQDEKMKINAEEEEEECGINVKFEDEESEENSDDDNDEEDGENDEQADVNGQKQEVEGDDENEEDDKPEEHQHEDDEDPNVDVQPTDHQSSKATKHRLKTPLHLQFHKVHASFSSWKKSWMVAMAHRVGDEDQESEDEAEEQGVLRAWRESWRICRWKKPDEDEVVCFSSRHRSVRHHRPMHEEDHLLKKEWTQSWKTPKKSNDTQQVI; this is encoded by the coding sequence ATGACTTCACCGCAAAGCCAAAGTAAACACAACAACCTCCTGAAGAGGAGACGCGACCTTCTCAACGTCCTCCTCACATCAAAACTCCAACATGACGTGAAGGATGGCAATGAATGGTCACACTCCTGGAGGATCCTGAAAAGATGGATCCCACCAGACCAGCATGACCTGGATGAGAACCAGCATGATGAAGATGACACAGACGATGAGGAAAGCGTGGACAATGGATGGTTAGATGATGAGGAAGAAGAGGTTGAAAAATCAGAGGAGAGATCgcgagaagaagaggaggagagcaACCAAGATAAGacagaagaggaggatgaggggGTTGatgtggaggaggaagaggatgacagCAGTGAAGAGGATACTGACGTGAAGCTAGAAGATGACcctgaagatgaggaggaggacgatgaTCAGGTGGATGGAGAAGAGGCCGATGAAGAGGGGGAAGGAGATGAAGAGCTTGAAGAGGAAAATGAAACacaggaggaagaagatgagaaGGATGGTGAGGACAGTGGAATGACTGAGGAGAAGAACGTTTATAACAAAGACAACCAAGAGATGGAAGAAGTAGATGATCTGCAGAAGAGCAACAATCCATGCGTGGATGAGGAGACAGAGGAGAAGGAAAATggagatgaggaggatgaggaagcGCACGATAAAATGCACATGGAGGAGAATAAGAGAGACGTACAAGGAGATGAGGTTGAGAAGGACAGGAGGAGAGCGACTGAGGTGGAGGAAGaagtggaggaggaagaagtcAGTGGTGACGAGGTTGCGAAAGACAGGAGAGAAGAGCCTGAGGAGGACAATGAAGCTGAGGAAGAGGAGATGGACAAGACGGAAGAGGCTGAGGAGCAAGAGGAGCAAGTCAAAGGGGAGGAGGTTGACAAGGACAAGAAGGAGGagaatgaagaggaggaggctgttgatgaggaggaagaagatgaagtcGAGGAACAGGAGGTGGAAAAGGACAAGAGGGAAGAgacagaagaggaggaggaggacgatgaagttgaggaggaggaggttgagATGGACAAGAGGGAAGAacctgaggaggaagaggaggaagtcaAAGGGGAGGAGGTTGAGAAGCACATGAAGGAGGAgactgaagaggaggaggaggaggctgttgatgaggaggaagaaggtgaagtcgaggaagaggaggtggagaAGGACAAGAGGGAAGAGGCTGAGGAGGATGATGaagctgaggaagaggaggtggagaAGGACAAGAGGGAAGAGGCTGAGGAGGATGATGAagttgaggaagaggaggtggagaAGGACAAGAgggaagaggatgaggaggatgatgaaGTCGAGGATGAGGACGTAGAGAAGGATAAAAGGGAAGaaactgaggaggaggaggaggaagaggaggaggagcaagtCATGGAGGAGGACGCTGAGAAGCACAAAAGGGAAGAAactaaggaggaggaggaagatgagaaCGAGAAGTGGGAAGAgtctgaggaggaggaagaggaagtcgAAGAGGAGGAGCTTGAGAATAGGGAAGAGGATGACAAgaacgaggaagaggaggtggaggaggaagacAAGCAGGTCCAAATTGAACATGAAGAGGACGTAGAAGGAGGTCAAGAACATGAGGAGAGTGAAGCAAACCAACAGGATGAAAAGATGAAGATAAatgcagaagaagaggaagaggaatgtgGCATCAACGTGAAGTTTGAAGATGAGGAGAGCGAGGAGAACAGCGATGATGATAATGACGAAGAGGACGGCGAGAACGATGAGCAGGCAGACGTAAACGGTCAAAAGCAAGAAGTAGAGGGTGATGATGAAAACGAGGAAGATGATAAACCTGAGGAGCATCAGCATGAAGATGACGAAGACCCCAACGTAGATGTACAACCAACGGACCACCAGTCCTCAAAAGCAACCAAACACAGATTAAAGACTCCTCTGCATCTGCAGTTCCACAAAGTCCatgcctccttctcctcctggaAGAAGTCTTGGATGGTGGCAATGGCTCACAGGGTAGGCGACGAGGACCAGGAGAGCGAGGACGAAGCTGAGGAGCAAGGGGTGTTGCGGGCTTGGCGAGAATCATGGAGGATCTGCCGCTGGAAGAAGCCAGATGAGGATGAAGTGGTGTGTTTCTCCAGCAGGCATCGCAGCGTGAGACACCACAGACCGATGCATGAAGAAGACCAcctgctgaagaaggaatggaCTCAGAGCTGGAAGACCCCCAAGAAGAGCAATGACACCCAACAGGTCATTTGA